In Gossypium arboreum isolate Shixiya-1 chromosome 6, ASM2569848v2, whole genome shotgun sequence, the following are encoded in one genomic region:
- the LOC108484830 gene encoding uncharacterized protein LOC108484830 — MEEQLQVAPSELEIIKQDFEKKSSELGKRIEQLEEEKMRLRLDVDVQRSEAENLKTDYKKLCLSIKTAGLGKTSKQWRQKIREEKTKADRWERKFREAQARNEDLEKSLSESRNERGELRARVAELEKSFLLYRSHNTTMELRANLSKVEEMKGKVEELEASLQSCEKRIKFFEASDERCKEQLHHAQDQVRNRDYIMGEAVT, encoded by the coding sequence ATGGAGGAACAATTACAAGTTGCCCCGtcagagttggaaattataaagcaaGACTTCGAGAAGAAGAGTTCTGAGCTTGGGAAAAGGATCGAGCAGTTGGAAGAAGAAAAAATGCGTCTGAGATTAGATGTAGATGTTCAGAGGTCAGAAGCTGAGAATTTGAAGACTGATTATAAGAAATTATGCCTGTCTATAAAGACTGCTGGGTTAGGTAAAACTTCAAAACAATGGCGCCAGAAAATTCGAGAGGAAAAGACCAAAGCTGACCGATGGGAAAGGAAATTTCGAGAGGCTCAGGCACGAAATGAGGATTTAGAAAAGAGTCTGTCAGAAAGCAGAAATGAACGAGGtgaattaagggctagagtgGCAGAACTCGAGAAGTCTTTTCTTCTGTACCGAAGCCATAATACCACAATGGAGTTGAGAGCAAACTTGAGTAAGgtagaagaaatgaaaggaaaagtAGAAGAATTAGAAGCATCATTACAAAGCTGTGAGAAGCGGATTAAGTTTTTTGAAGCAAGTGATGAGCGTTGTAAGGAACAACTTCACCATGCAcaagaccaagtcagaaacagGGATTACATTATGGGAGAAGCCGTAACCTAG